Proteins encoded by one window of Sediminicoccus rosea:
- a CDS encoding SDR family NAD(P)-dependent oxidoreductase, producing the protein MAKRLAITGGASGIGAAIGAAARATGWETSLADHMPVAGCTALDVTDAAAVADWIAGLTDLQGLVCSAGISAATPLLDTPPETFRRILDVNVTGCFLAAQAAARAMVAGGKGGAIVLVASVSGLRGVQGRVAYGASKAAVINMAQVMAMDLAPHGIRVNAICPAPIETPMVTALHDAATRAQWTSRIPAARYGRVEEVAEAALFLLDSARSSYITGHALPVDGGYAGAGVMA; encoded by the coding sequence ATGGCGAAACGATTGGCGATCACGGGCGGGGCCTCGGGGATCGGCGCGGCGATCGGCGCCGCCGCGCGCGCGACGGGCTGGGAAACATCGCTGGCCGACCACATGCCCGTCGCGGGCTGCACCGCGCTGGACGTGACCGATGCCGCCGCCGTGGCCGATTGGATCGCGGGCCTGACCGACCTCCAGGGCCTGGTCTGCTCGGCCGGGATTTCGGCGGCGACGCCCCTGCTCGACACCCCACCCGAGACGTTCCGCCGCATCCTCGACGTAAATGTGACCGGCTGCTTCCTCGCCGCCCAGGCGGCGGCACGAGCCATGGTGGCGGGCGGCAAGGGCGGCGCCATCGTGCTGGTCGCCTCCGTCTCCGGCCTGCGTGGCGTGCAGGGGCGCGTGGCCTATGGCGCCTCCAAGGCCGCCGTCATCAACATGGCACAGGTCATGGCGATGGACCTCGCACCGCACGGCATCCGCGTGAATGCCATCTGCCCCGCACCGATCGAGACGCCCATGGTCACCGCCCTGCATGATGCGGCCACGCGCGCGCAATGGACCTCCCGCATCCCGGCCGCGCGCTACGGCCGCGTGGAGGAGGTGGCGGAGGCGGCGCTCTTCCTGCTCGACTCCGCACGCTCCTCCTATATCACCGGCCATGCGCTGCCGGTGGATGGCGGCTATGCCGGCGCGGGGGTGATGGCATGA
- a CDS encoding acyl-CoA synthetase, whose product MIPATNLGRLLSQTARRLPDAPALIWRDQAWSWAELNARVDRLAAALRAHGIGQGDRVLVHARNGNAMFESLWATWKIGGVWVPTNVRLTPPEVAYLAEASGARVMLRDHGFAAHADAVREAAPGCRLVIAVGDARANEADYETLLTEATPPPLNHEAEVGRDDPCWFFFTSGTTGRPKAAVLTHGQMGFIITNHLADLMPGLTERDVSLVVAPLSHGAGIHALCQVARGACSVLLPGERLDPGVAWDLIARHGVTNMFTVPTILNMLVADPAAAPHQLRHVIYAGAPMYRADQLRAMERLGPCLVQYFGLGEVTGCITVLRPDQHSTEDAAPGALSVGAPRTGMDIAILDEEGRHAERGEICVRGPGVFAGYFQNDVANEKAFRQGWFHTGDLGFLDRHGFLHITGRASDMFISGGSNIYPREVEEALLTHPAVVECAVVGLPDPRWGESGVACLVLRAPTPPEELLAHLDGRLARYKHPRRFVVWDALPKSAYGKVPKTLLAERLRAEGVGFAGPNKEN is encoded by the coding sequence ATGATCCCGGCCACCAATCTCGGGCGCCTGCTGAGCCAGACGGCACGCCGCCTGCCCGATGCCCCGGCGCTCATCTGGCGCGACCAGGCATGGTCCTGGGCGGAGCTGAATGCGCGCGTGGACCGGCTGGCCGCGGCGCTGCGCGCCCATGGCATCGGCCAGGGCGACCGCGTTCTCGTGCATGCGCGCAATGGCAACGCGATGTTCGAGAGCCTCTGGGCGACATGGAAGATCGGCGGCGTCTGGGTGCCGACCAATGTGCGCCTGACGCCGCCCGAGGTCGCCTATCTCGCGGAGGCGAGCGGTGCGCGCGTGATGCTGCGTGACCATGGCTTCGCCGCCCATGCCGATGCGGTGCGCGAGGCCGCACCCGGCTGCCGCCTCGTCATCGCGGTGGGCGATGCGCGCGCGAACGAGGCCGACTACGAAACCCTGCTGACCGAGGCGACGCCGCCACCCCTGAACCACGAGGCCGAGGTCGGCCGGGACGACCCCTGCTGGTTCTTCTTCACCTCCGGCACCACGGGGCGGCCCAAGGCCGCGGTGCTGACCCATGGGCAAATGGGCTTCATCATCACCAACCATCTGGCCGACCTGATGCCCGGCCTGACCGAGCGCGACGTCTCGCTCGTGGTGGCGCCGCTCAGCCATGGCGCGGGCATCCATGCGCTCTGCCAGGTGGCGCGCGGCGCCTGCTCCGTGCTGCTGCCTGGCGAGCGGCTGGACCCTGGCGTCGCCTGGGACCTCATCGCGCGGCATGGCGTGACCAACATGTTCACCGTGCCCACCATCCTGAACATGCTGGTGGCGGACCCAGCGGCCGCGCCCCACCAGCTGCGGCATGTCATCTATGCCGGCGCGCCGATGTATCGCGCCGACCAGCTGCGCGCGATGGAGCGCCTCGGCCCCTGCCTCGTGCAGTATTTCGGCCTGGGCGAGGTGACGGGCTGCATCACCGTGCTGCGGCCCGACCAGCACAGCACGGAGGACGCTGCACCGGGCGCGCTCAGCGTCGGCGCACCGCGCACGGGCATGGACATCGCGATCCTGGACGAGGAGGGCCGGCATGCCGAGCGCGGCGAGATTTGCGTGCGCGGCCCAGGCGTCTTCGCCGGATATTTCCAGAACGACGTGGCCAATGAGAAGGCCTTCCGCCAGGGCTGGTTCCACACGGGTGATCTCGGCTTCCTGGACCGCCACGGCTTCCTGCACATCACCGGCCGCGCATCCGACATGTTCATCTCGGGCGGCTCGAACATCTACCCGCGCGAGGTGGAGGAGGCGCTGCTGACCCACCCGGCCGTTGTGGAATGCGCCGTGGTCGGCCTGCCTGATCCGCGCTGGGGGGAATCGGGCGTCGCCTGCCTCGTGCTGCGCGCGCCGACGCCGCCCGAGGAGTTGCTCGCGCATCTCGACGGAAGGCTTGCGCGCTACAAGCATCCGCGCCGCTTCGTGGTGTGGGACGCGTTGCCCAAATCCGCCTATGGCAAGGTGCCGAAGACGCTGCTGGCCGAGCGCCTGCGCGCCGAGGGCGTGGGCTTTGCCGGACCGAACAAGGAGAATTGA
- a CDS encoding TRAP transporter large permease, whose translation MIGTVLFLMFMILLLAGVPIAVALGLAGALAIALADQTLMAMPTNVYAGIAKYPLIAIPMFVLVGCVFDRTGVALRLVKFATALVGAGRGALASVAVLVAMIIGGISGSGPATSAAVGQVVTRGMVKDGYPRPFIASTVGAAAATDILIPPSIAFIVYAVMVPGVSVPAIFMAGMFPGILAGVAIIVPILIISWLKDFGGKNPDRDENSLWQSFKEAIWGLMAPVVILGGMRIGAFTPTEAAVMAVFYGLFVGFVIYRSMTLKDLYEMLVEAGEISAVILIIIALASVFAWSTSTLGIVQPIAGWIVGLGLGEYGTIALLMVALVFIGMFLDGVSTFLILLPVLIPIARAFEWDLTWFGVILTMKIAIGQFTPPMAVNLMVSCRIAGVTMESTIPWVIWMILAMFVALALVVVFPGIALWLPRVTGMM comes from the coding sequence ATGATTGGCACTGTCCTCTTCCTCATGTTCATGATCCTGCTGTTGGCGGGCGTGCCCATCGCGGTGGCGCTCGGCCTGGCAGGCGCGCTTGCCATCGCGCTGGCCGACCAGACGCTGATGGCGATGCCGACCAACGTCTATGCCGGCATCGCGAAATACCCGCTGATCGCGATCCCCATGTTCGTGCTGGTGGGCTGCGTCTTCGACCGCACCGGCGTCGCACTCCGCCTCGTGAAATTCGCGACCGCGCTGGTCGGTGCCGGGCGCGGGGCGCTCGCTTCCGTCGCGGTGCTCGTCGCCATGATCATCGGCGGCATCTCGGGCTCGGGCCCCGCGACTTCGGCCGCGGTGGGCCAGGTGGTGACGCGCGGCATGGTGAAGGACGGCTATCCGCGCCCCTTCATCGCCTCCACCGTGGGCGCGGCGGCGGCGACCGACATCCTCATCCCACCCTCCATCGCCTTCATCGTCTATGCGGTGATGGTGCCCGGCGTCTCGGTGCCGGCGATCTTCATGGCGGGCATGTTCCCAGGGATTCTCGCGGGTGTGGCCATCATCGTGCCCATCCTTATCATCTCCTGGCTGAAGGATTTCGGCGGCAAGAACCCCGATCGCGACGAGAACTCGCTCTGGCAGAGCTTCAAGGAGGCGATCTGGGGGCTGATGGCGCCCGTCGTCATCCTGGGCGGCATGCGGATCGGCGCCTTCACGCCGACGGAAGCGGCGGTGATGGCGGTGTTCTACGGCCTCTTCGTCGGATTCGTGATCTATCGCAGCATGACGCTGAAAGATCTTTACGAGATGCTGGTGGAGGCGGGCGAGATCTCTGCCGTCATTCTCATCATCATCGCGCTGGCCAGCGTCTTCGCCTGGTCCACCTCCACGCTCGGCATCGTGCAGCCCATCGCCGGCTGGATCGTGGGGCTGGGGCTTGGGGAATACGGGACCATCGCGCTGCTGATGGTGGCGCTGGTCTTCATCGGGATGTTCCTGGACGGCGTCTCCACCTTCCTCATCCTGCTGCCGGTGCTGATCCCGATCGCCCGTGCCTTCGAGTGGGACCTGACTTGGTTCGGCGTGATCCTCACCATGAAGATCGCGATTGGCCAGTTCACGCCACCCATGGCGGTGAACCTGATGGTGTCCTGCCGCATCGCGGGCGTGACCATGGAAAGCACCATCCCCTGGGTGATCTGGATGATCCTGGCGATGTTCGTGGCCCTCGCCCTCGTCGTCGTCTTCCCTGGCATCGCGCTCTGGCTGCCGCGCGTGACCGGCATGATGTGA
- the cobA gene encoding uroporphyrinogen-III C-methyltransferase: MNVQSFSALAGSQFHPGEVWLCGAGPGDPELLTLRAVQALGQADLILHDSLPGRSALRHARRSAEIVAVGKRKGAAPVPQAKINTRLIAGARAGLRVLRLKGGDPFTFGRGGEEALACEAAGIPWRVIPGISAGMAAPAAAGIPITHRGMASAVTFVTAHDETGALPELNWAALAQSGATIAAFMAVSRLDELALRLLAGGLPAATPVALISQASLPGQAVLRSTLGQCTLEARRAGLPTPALIIIGAVAALGGATALRTLGGLRHAHG, translated from the coding sequence ATGAACGTGCAATCTTTCTCGGCCCTGGCCGGATCGCAATTCCACCCGGGCGAGGTCTGGCTCTGCGGCGCCGGCCCGGGTGATCCGGAATTGCTCACGCTGCGCGCGGTCCAGGCGCTGGGCCAGGCGGACCTGATCCTGCACGACTCGCTGCCTGGGCGCAGCGCGCTGCGCCATGCGCGCCGCTCGGCCGAGATCGTCGCGGTCGGCAAGCGGAAGGGCGCAGCCCCCGTGCCCCAGGCCAAGATCAACACCCGCCTGATCGCCGGCGCCCGGGCCGGCCTGCGCGTGCTGCGACTGAAGGGTGGCGATCCCTTCACCTTCGGCCGCGGCGGCGAGGAGGCGCTGGCCTGCGAGGCCGCCGGCATTCCCTGGCGCGTCATCCCCGGTATCTCCGCCGGCATGGCCGCGCCGGCCGCGGCCGGAATCCCGATTACGCATCGTGGAATGGCCTCCGCCGTCACCTTCGTGACCGCGCATGACGAGACCGGCGCGCTGCCGGAGCTCAACTGGGCAGCGCTGGCGCAATCGGGCGCCACCATCGCCGCTTTCATGGCCGTCTCACGCCTCGACGAGCTGGCGTTGCGGCTGCTGGCCGGCGGCCTGCCCGCGGCCACGCCCGTCGCCCTCATCTCGCAGGCCAGCCTGCCGGGCCAGGCAGTGCTCCGCAGCACGCTCGGCCAATGCACGCTGGAGGCCCGCCGCGCGGGCCTGCCCACGCCGGCCCTGATCATCATCGGCGCAGTCGCCGCGCTGGGCGGCGCGACCGCTCTTCGGACCCTGGGAGGATTGCGCCATGCGCATGGCTGA
- a CDS encoding isopenicillin N synthase family dioxygenase, producing MSGQSLPVIDVAGLGSGERLREIAAEIRAACTGPGFFYIRNHGVPEATIAAAVAAARRFFHLPPEVKVRTRANLAHRGWHAAGGAVMAGATKPDLKEFFSLGLDLPADHPVVLAGEKLRGPNQWPAEVPELQPAMEAYYAEMMRCGAGLMRAIAISLDLPEDFFAPHYTLPLQRTQAVFYPPQPPDDTEGFGVAPHTDFGCITLLWQDDSGGLEVRERQSGEWIPAPPLPGTLVINVGDLLGRWSNDRFASTPHRVVNRSGHERMSIATFHDPNFQAPIDPRALGAAAPIYPPTTAGGHILDCFAKAFAYRKGA from the coding sequence ATGTCTGGACAGAGCCTGCCCGTAATCGACGTCGCGGGGCTTGGCAGCGGCGAACGGCTGCGGGAGATCGCGGCCGAGATCCGTGCCGCCTGCACCGGCCCGGGCTTCTTCTACATCCGCAACCACGGCGTGCCCGAGGCGACCATCGCCGCCGCCGTCGCGGCCGCGCGCCGCTTCTTCCACTTGCCGCCCGAAGTGAAGGTCCGCACCCGCGCCAACCTCGCGCATCGCGGCTGGCATGCGGCGGGCGGCGCGGTGATGGCCGGCGCCACCAAGCCCGACCTGAAGGAATTCTTCTCGCTCGGCCTCGACCTGCCGGCCGATCATCCCGTGGTGCTGGCCGGCGAGAAGCTGCGCGGTCCGAACCAATGGCCGGCCGAGGTGCCGGAACTGCAGCCCGCCATGGAGGCCTACTACGCAGAGATGATGCGCTGCGGCGCCGGCCTGATGCGCGCGATCGCGATCAGCCTGGACCTGCCCGAGGATTTCTTCGCGCCGCACTACACCCTGCCGCTGCAACGGACCCAGGCGGTCTTCTACCCGCCGCAGCCGCCCGATGACACGGAGGGTTTCGGCGTGGCCCCGCACACGGATTTCGGCTGCATCACCCTGCTCTGGCAGGATGACAGCGGCGGGCTCGAGGTGCGCGAACGCCAGTCGGGCGAGTGGATCCCCGCGCCGCCACTGCCCGGCACGCTGGTGATCAATGTGGGTGACCTGCTGGGCCGCTGGAGCAATGACCGCTTTGCCAGCACGCCGCACCGGGTGGTGAATCGCTCGGGCCATGAGCGCATGTCCATCGCGACCTTCCACGACCCGAATTTCCAGGCGCCGATCGACCCCCGCGCGCTGGGCGCCGCGGCGCCGATCTATCCGCCGACCACGGCAGGCGGGCATATCCTGGATTGCTTCGCCAAGGCCTTCGCCTACCGGAAAGGCGCGTGA
- a CDS encoding TRAP transporter small permease has protein sequence MAADFDPTATPPDPKTRVPLTLERVLLAAAMGAMALITAANVVTRYLSNISLAFTEEYSVALMVVVAMVGTALATAGGRHIRIGFFVDKMNPGRRRVAEIMGLGLLIICFGLILWYGGRMVWDEYDFEVLSPGLGHPQWLYTVWLPLLAILVIGRALGRIIRLARGEDG, from the coding sequence ATGGCCGCCGATTTCGACCCGACGGCCACGCCGCCCGATCCGAAGACGCGCGTTCCGCTGACGCTGGAGCGCGTGCTGCTCGCCGCCGCGATGGGGGCCATGGCCCTGATCACGGCGGCGAATGTGGTGACGCGCTATCTCTCCAACATCTCACTGGCCTTCACCGAGGAATACTCCGTGGCGCTGATGGTGGTCGTCGCCATGGTGGGCACGGCGCTGGCCACCGCGGGTGGGCGGCATATCCGCATCGGCTTCTTCGTGGACAAGATGAACCCCGGCCGCCGCCGCGTGGCGGAAATCATGGGGCTTGGCCTGCTCATCATCTGCTTCGGGCTGATCCTCTGGTATGGCGGCCGCATGGTCTGGGACGAGTATGACTTCGAGGTGCTCTCGCCCGGCCTCGGCCATCCGCAATGGCTCTACACCGTCTGGCTGCCGCTGCTGGCCATCCTGGTGATCGGGCGCGCGCTGGGCCGCATCATCCGCCTCGCGCGGGGAGAGGACGGATGA
- the dctP gene encoding TRAP transporter substrate-binding protein DctP: MSLKTHRRTLLAGGAALLAAPRIGGAQPAYRPEYKLSVVGNRPIPFAEGAFQWAELVTQRSNGRINVRVYPGSQLVGGDQTRELLAMRQGIIDFCVFSTINIAPQVREAGIFQLPFLMPDHRAFDALINGEVGRDLVGIMDRRDVTAVAFGENGFREISNSRRAISAPADLRGLKIRFAAGAIFNDIYNGLGANPLQMSFADLQPALSTGAVDGQENPVNLFLAFRMDTLAQRHMTIWNYVNDALIFGLSKSVMASFTPADQELVRECAREAARNNIALARRGLGIPGTDDSALVELRNRNVEVTTLTAAQKQAFATALRPVYERWSGTIGNDLVRKAEAAIRAAS, encoded by the coding sequence ATGAGCCTGAAGACCCATCGCCGCACCCTCCTGGCGGGCGGCGCCGCCCTCCTTGCCGCGCCCCGGATCGGTGGCGCGCAGCCGGCCTACCGCCCCGAATACAAGCTCTCCGTCGTCGGCAACCGCCCCATCCCCTTCGCCGAAGGCGCCTTCCAATGGGCCGAGCTGGTGACCCAGCGCTCCAATGGCCGCATCAATGTGCGCGTCTATCCGGGCAGCCAGCTGGTCGGCGGCGACCAGACGCGCGAGCTGCTCGCCATGCGCCAGGGCATCATCGACTTCTGCGTCTTCAGCACCATCAACATCGCGCCGCAGGTGCGTGAGGCCGGCATCTTCCAGCTGCCCTTCCTGATGCCCGACCACCGCGCCTTCGACGCGCTGATCAATGGCGAGGTGGGGCGTGACCTGGTCGGCATCATGGACCGGCGCGACGTGACGGCGGTGGCCTTCGGCGAGAACGGCTTCCGCGAGATCAGCAATTCCCGCCGCGCCATCAGCGCGCCGGCCGATCTGCGCGGGCTGAAGATCCGCTTCGCCGCCGGCGCCATCTTCAACGACATCTACAATGGCCTGGGCGCCAACCCGCTGCAGATGTCCTTCGCCGACCTGCAGCCGGCACTCAGCACGGGCGCGGTGGATGGGCAGGAAAACCCGGTCAATCTCTTCCTCGCCTTCCGCATGGACACGCTGGCCCAGCGCCACATGACCATCTGGAACTATGTGAATGACGCGCTGATCTTCGGCCTCTCGAAGAGCGTGATGGCGAGCTTCACGCCCGCCGACCAGGAGCTTGTGCGCGAATGCGCCCGCGAGGCCGCGCGCAATAACATCGCGCTCGCCCGCCGCGGCCTTGGCATTCCCGGCACGGATGACAGCGCGCTGGTGGAACTGCGCAACCGCAACGTGGAAGTGACGACGCTGACGGCGGCGCAGAAGCAGGCCTTCGCGACGGCGCTGCGCCCGGTCTATGAGCGCTGGTCCGGCACCATCGGCAACGACCTGGTGCGCAAGGCGGAAGCCGCCATCCGCGCCGCCTCGTGA
- a CDS encoding peroxiredoxin, which yields MTLQYGAQLSLGQIAPDFEAETTDGPIRFSDWAKDSWVVFFSHPRDFTPVCTTELGEAARLKPEFDKRGVKVIGLSVDPLDKHDAWAEDIRQTQGTALNFPMIADPSKHVSQLYGMIHPEADPSITVRTVYVLDPARKVRLTLTYPPSTGRNFHEVLRVIDSLQLTDRHKVATPVNWQPGERAIIVPSLSDEDAAKRFPQGWQADRPYLRWVELKE from the coding sequence ATGACCTTGCAATACGGTGCCCAGCTCTCGCTCGGCCAGATCGCCCCTGATTTCGAGGCCGAAACCACGGACGGCCCGATCCGCTTCAGCGACTGGGCGAAGGACAGCTGGGTCGTGTTCTTCTCCCACCCGCGCGATTTCACGCCGGTCTGCACCACCGAGCTGGGTGAGGCCGCGCGCCTCAAGCCCGAATTCGACAAGCGCGGCGTCAAGGTCATCGGCCTCAGCGTGGACCCGCTCGACAAGCACGACGCCTGGGCGGAGGACATTCGCCAGACCCAGGGCACGGCGCTGAACTTCCCGATGATCGCCGACCCCTCGAAGCATGTCTCGCAGCTCTACGGGATGATCCACCCGGAGGCCGACCCCTCCATCACCGTTCGCACCGTCTATGTGCTGGACCCGGCGCGGAAGGTGCGGCTGACGCTGACCTACCCGCCCAGCACGGGCCGCAACTTTCACGAGGTGCTGCGCGTCATCGATAGCCTGCAGCTGACCGACCGTCACAAGGTGGCGACGCCGGTGAACTGGCAGCCGGGCGAGCGCGCCATCATCGTGCCCTCGCTCTCCGACGAGGATGCGGCCAAGCGTTTCCCGCAGGGATGGCAGGCGGACCGGCCCTATCTGCGGTGGGTGGAGCTGAAGGAGTAA
- a CDS encoding Ig-like domain-containing protein, translated as MTRLLVPGSVKSDRLAGPFDDPFRPLDIWGFGGNDTLTGGLAADILRGGSGHDELFGDAGADLLLGEDGQDTLDGGEGEDTLDGGAGHDVLQGGAGHDLLLGGAGQDTLAGGEGDDALDGGDGHDQLTGGIGHDQLSGGAGQDTLTGEDGDDVLAGGDGHDQLSGGAGQDQLFGEAGQDTLTGGAGDDLLDGGEGHDQLAGGAGADLLRGGAGNDSLEGGGGRDVAEFAGNLADYRITEMGQGQVEIRGLSGAGQGEGRDTLSRVELVRFADVTIEVNGVPGAPGITGFSEDTGIAGDGLTADRSITLTGSAAANALVEVYGNGELLGEATAGADGAWSFTTAPLADGTQEFTAQSTRGGLTSAASAPLSLVIDGTAPVVAALDLLASSDSGVRGDDITAFRWVDLVGQGEAGATVTLLGTDLTTTVGADGRFQFGNVALDLGLNSFTVEITDAAGNSSLADFGITRVDDGTTDPIYGWNWVMLEAIRVGGSVTANASRLLALESIATLDVLAAIDGTNPFMVSLDAPEGISAPIAAAAAAHRVLSVFYAGNAQAAVLQASFDARLAQDLAQLAPGAERDAAVAFGQAVADAVLAIRAGDGHDAVVNYVPGTDPGDWRPTPRVGPGGTELPGRPAQLPQWGEITPFLMEDGGQFRPDGPPALTSDEYTAEFNDVKSLGAIDSTTRTEEQTEIAFYWRDLTNTYTPAGRWAQIAGEVLEQLGHSSASAARIMAGLNLVGADGAIAAWDAKYEYNFWRPITAIREADTDGNPDTIADPNWRPLFETPPHPDYTSGHATCSLAAAWALTHLLGDNIAFTNASVGLPGVFRSFDNFVQAGIEAGDSRIYGGIHFTSANIEGQQLGKAVADYGIAEFLRSEGEDIYAPIILLNTVAGSALTAPPVLSGFALDNRDGMEVIQASLNGGAEVEIAIDTLGRFSFDVGAVFGPIADGDHIVTLEAEDAAGLVSTPVVFNFTLDAVFG; from the coding sequence ATGACCCGTCTGCTTGTGCCGGGAAGCGTGAAATCTGATCGCCTGGCCGGTCCCTTCGACGATCCCTTCCGCCCGCTCGACATCTGGGGTTTCGGCGGGAATGACACGCTGACGGGCGGCCTCGCAGCCGACATCCTGCGTGGCGGAAGCGGCCATGACGAGCTGTTCGGCGATGCCGGAGCCGACCTTCTGCTCGGCGAGGACGGGCAGGACACGCTGGATGGCGGCGAGGGCGAGGATACGCTCGATGGCGGCGCCGGGCATGACGTGCTGCAGGGCGGCGCGGGCCATGACCTGCTGCTGGGTGGCGCCGGGCAGGACACGCTCGCGGGCGGCGAAGGCGATGACGCGCTGGATGGCGGCGATGGTCACGACCAGCTCACGGGCGGCATCGGCCATGACCAGTTGTCCGGCGGCGCCGGGCAGGACACGCTGACCGGCGAGGATGGCGATGACGTGCTGGCCGGCGGCGATGGGCATGACCAGCTCAGCGGCGGCGCCGGCCAGGATCAGCTCTTCGGCGAGGCGGGCCAGGACACGCTCACCGGCGGCGCCGGGGATGACCTGCTGGATGGTGGCGAGGGCCATGACCAGCTCGCGGGCGGCGCCGGCGCCGACCTTCTGCGCGGCGGCGCGGGCAATGACAGCCTGGAGGGCGGTGGCGGGCGCGATGTGGCCGAGTTTGCCGGCAACCTCGCAGATTACCGCATCACCGAGATGGGCCAAGGCCAGGTCGAGATCCGTGGTCTCTCGGGCGCCGGGCAGGGCGAGGGCCGCGACACGCTCTCGCGCGTCGAGCTGGTGCGCTTCGCCGATGTGACGATCGAGGTGAACGGCGTGCCCGGCGCGCCGGGCATCACGGGCTTCTCCGAGGATACCGGCATCGCGGGCGACGGGCTGACGGCCGACCGCAGCATCACCCTCACCGGCAGCGCGGCGGCGAATGCGCTGGTTGAGGTCTATGGCAATGGCGAGCTGCTCGGCGAGGCGACGGCGGGGGCCGATGGCGCCTGGTCCTTCACCACCGCCCCGCTGGCCGATGGCACCCAGGAATTCACCGCGCAGTCCACCCGGGGGGGGCTGACCAGCGCCGCGTCCGCGCCGCTCTCGCTGGTGATCGACGGCACGGCGCCGGTCGTGGCCGCGCTCGACCTGCTCGCCTCCTCCGACAGTGGCGTGCGGGGGGACGACATCACCGCCTTCCGCTGGGTGGACCTGGTGGGCCAGGGCGAGGCGGGGGCGACGGTCACGCTGCTCGGCACCGACCTCACCACCACGGTCGGCGCGGATGGCCGGTTCCAATTCGGCAATGTGGCGCTCGACCTCGGCTTGAACAGCTTCACCGTCGAGATCACGGACGCGGCGGGCAACAGCAGCCTGGCCGATTTCGGCATCACGCGCGTGGATGATGGCACGACCGACCCGATCTACGGCTGGAACTGGGTGATGCTGGAGGCCATCCGCGTGGGTGGCTCGGTGACGGCCAATGCCTCGCGCCTCCTGGCGCTCGAGAGCATCGCCACCCTCGACGTGCTGGCGGCGATCGACGGCACCAACCCCTTCATGGTCTCGCTCGACGCACCGGAGGGCATCTCGGCGCCCATCGCGGCCGCCGCGGCGGCGCATCGCGTGCTCAGCGTCTTCTATGCCGGCAATGCGCAGGCGGCCGTGCTGCAGGCCAGCTTCGACGCGCGCCTTGCGCAGGATCTGGCACAGCTCGCCCCGGGGGCGGAGCGGGATGCGGCTGTGGCCTTCGGCCAGGCGGTGGCCGATGCGGTGCTGGCGATCCGCGCGGGGGATGGCCATGACGCGGTGGTGAACTACGTCCCCGGTACCGATCCGGGCGATTGGCGCCCCACGCCGCGCGTGGGCCCCGGCGGCACGGAACTGCCGGGCCGCCCCGCGCAGCTGCCGCAATGGGGTGAGATCACGCCCTTCCTGATGGAGGATGGCGGGCAGTTCCGCCCGGATGGCCCGCCCGCGCTCACCAGCGACGAATACACGGCCGAGTTCAACGATGTGAAATCGCTCGGCGCCATTGATTCCACGACGCGCACCGAGGAGCAGACCGAGATCGCCTTCTACTGGCGCGACCTCACCAACACCTACACGCCGGCCGGCCGCTGGGCGCAGATCGCGGGCGAGGTGCTGGAGCAACTGGGCCATTCCAGCGCCTCCGCCGCGCGCATCATGGCGGGACTGAACCTCGTGGGCGCGGATGGCGCCATCGCTGCCTGGGATGCGAAGTACGAGTACAATTTCTGGCGCCCGATCACCGCGATCCGTGAGGCCGACACGGACGGCAATCCGGACACCATCGCCGACCCGAACTGGCGCCCGCTCTTCGAGACGCCGCCGCATCCGGACTACACCTCCGGCCATGCGACCTGCAGCCTGGCCGCCGCCTGGGCGCTGACCCACTTGCTGGGCGACAACATCGCCTTCACCAATGCCAGCGTCGGCCTGCCGGGCGTGTTCCGCAGCTTCGACAATTTCGTGCAGGCAGGCATCGAGGCCGGCGACAGCCGCATCTATGGCGGCATCCACTTCACGAGCGCCAATATCGAGGGGCAGCAACTCGGCAAGGCGGTCGCGGATTACGGCATCGCGGAATTCCTGCGCAGCGAGGGCGAGGACATCTACGCGCCCATCATCCTGCTGAACACGGTGGCCGGTAGCGCGCTCACCGCCCCGCCTGTCCTGAGCGGCTTCGCGCTCGACAACCGCGACGGCATGGAGGTGATCCAGGCCAGCCTCAATGGAGGCGCGGAGGTGGAGATCGCGATCGACACCCTGGGCCGCTTCAGCTTCGATGTGGGCGCGGTGTTCGGCCCCATCGCGGATGGCGACCACATCGTGACGCTGGAAGCCGAGGACGCGGCCGGGCTGGTCAGCACGCCAGTCGTCTTCAACTTCACGCTGGACGCCGTCTTCGGCTAG